A genomic region of Gadus macrocephalus chromosome 5, ASM3116895v1 contains the following coding sequences:
- the stx11a gene encoding syntaxin-11a has product MRDRLSELQVARQKPPGPWPEEQSFSSTVDENQEQTVMLFEGEDAMESFFKEVRALRLEVSQLRMNVKNLGKQNTRFLTSVRRLSSIKRDSNALGRDIKKRAELTYARLEKLEARSKALEEEHGPASALVRMVRSQYVSLSGAFHQALSEYNDAEVLQRENCKARIQRQAEIMGQELSWEQIEDMIQTGEWGAFSENLLTDGRTGARLALTEIEQRHRELVELEGRIGEVRELFFQMALLVEEQGFMLDNIQANVSATQDYVTKANEQIRLAVKYKKDNPCRKLCCCCCPCS; this is encoded by the coding sequence ATGAGGGACCGACTGAGCGAGCTGCAAGTTGCCCGCCAAAAACCTCCTGGCCCCTGGCCTGAGGAGCAGAGCTTCAGCTCCACAGTCGACGAGAACCAGGAGCAGACTGTGATGCTGTTCGAGGGAGAGGACGCCATGGAGAGCTTCTTCAAGGAGGTGCGGGCCCTCCGGCTGGAGGTGAGCCAGCTGCGGATGAACGTGAAGAACCTGGGCAAGCAGAACACCCGGTTCCTCACCTCGGTGAGGCGCCTCAGCAGCATCAAGAGGGACTCCAACGCCTTGGGGCGGGACATCAAGAAGAGGGCGGAGCTGACGTACGCACGCCTGGAAAAGCTGGAGGCGCGCAGCAaggcgctggaggaggagcacggCCCCGCCTCGGCCCTGGTGCGCATGGTGCGCTCCCAGTACGTCTCGCTGTCCGGCGCCTTCCACCAAGCGCTGTCCGAGTACAACGACGCCGAGGTCCTCCAGAGGGAGAACTGCAAGGCCCGCATCCAGCGGCAGGCCGAGATCATGGGCCAGGAGCTGAGCTGGGAGCAGATAGAAGACATGATCCAGACGGGCGAGTGGGGCGCCTTCAGCGAGAACCTGCTCACCGACGGCCGGACGGGCGCCCGCCTGGCGCTGACGGAGATCGAGCAGCGGCACAGGgagctggtggagctggagggccGCATCGGCGAGGTGAgggagctcttcttccagatGGCCCTGCTCGTGGAGGAGCAGGGCTTCATGCTGGACAACATCCAGGCCAACGTGTCCGCCACGCAGGACTACGTCACCAAGGCCAACGAGCAGATCCGGCTGGCGGTCAAGTACAAGAAGGACAACCCGTGCAGGAAgctttgctgctgctgctgtccctgTTCTTGA